In one window of Vulpes vulpes isolate BD-2025 chromosome 1, VulVul3, whole genome shotgun sequence DNA:
- the FGD2 gene encoding FYVE, RhoGEF and PH domain-containing protein 2, protein MEGESKEKLASVSNLVTVFENSRIPGAASRVSKLEIEHHHPGCRSPPPAEPLKEPNLGETLRVSEPRMVSRKYLSSLKNKLSSGAWRKSCQPGTDPGPGTQEPEEKRIVQELLETEKAYVARLHLLDQVFFQELLREARSSKAFPEDVVRLIFSNISSIYQFHAQFFLPELQRRLDDWTATPRIGDVIQKLAPFLKMYSEYVKNFERAAELLATWTDKSAPFQEVITRIQSSEASGSLTLQHHMLEPVQRIPRYELLLKEYVQKLPAQAPDRADAQKALDMIFSAAQHSNAAISEMERLQDLWEVYQRLGLEGDIVDPSNTLLREGPVLKISFRRSDPMERYLFLFNNMLLYCIPKVIQVGAQFQVRTRIDVAGMKVRELTDAEFPHSFLVSGKQRTLELQARSQEEMISWMQACQAAIDQIEKRNETFKAAVQGPEGDAQEQELQSEELGLRAPQWVRDKMVTMCMRCREPFNALRRRRHHCRACGFVVCAKCSDYRAELKYDDNRPNRVCFHCYTFLTGNVLPEDREDRRRGILEKGSTTGSEQSLMCSFLQLVGDKWGKSSPRGWCVIPRDDPLVLYVYAAPQDMRAHTSIPLLGYQVTAGTQADPRVFQLQQSGQLYTFKAETEELRDRWVKAMERAASGWSPRGPKDGDLSD, encoded by the exons ATGGAGGGAGAGAGTAAGGAGAAGCTGGCATCTGTGTCCAATCTGGTGACTGTGTTTGAGAACAGCAG GATTCCAGGAGCAGCATCCagagtcagcaagctggagattGAACATCACCACCCTGGATGCAGGTCTCCCCCACCTGCAGAGCCATTGAAGGAGCCTAACCTTGGGGAGACCCTGAGGGTGTCCGAACCCAGGATGGTCAGCAGGAAGTACCTGAGCTCCCTGAAGAACAAGCTGTCCAGTGGGGCCTGGAGAAAATCTTGCCAGCCTGGGACCGACCCTGGGCCAGGGACACAG GAGCCGGAGGAAAAGAGGATCGTCCAGGAACTACTGGAGACAGAGAAGGCCTATGTGGCACGCCTTCATCTGCTAGACCAG GTGTTCTTTCAGGAGCTACTGAGGGAAGCCCGCAGCAGCAAGGCCTTCCCTGAGGATGTGGTCAGGCTCATCTTCTCCAACATCTCCTCCATCTACCAGTTCCACGCTCAGTTCTTCCTCCCGGAGCTGCAGCGGCGACTGGATGACTG GACAGCCACCCCCCGCATCGGCGACGTGATCCAGAAACTGGCCCCATTCCTGAAGATGTACAGTGAGTATGTCAAGAACTTTGAGCGAGCTGCTGAGCTGCTGGCCACCTGGACTGACAAGTCTGCACCCTTCCAGGAGGTGATCACCCGCATTCAG AGCAGCGAGGCCTCCGGCAGCCTGACTCTGCAACACCACATGCTGGAACCCGTGCAGAGAATCCCACGCTACGAGCTGCTGCTCAAGGAGTATGTTCAGAAGCTGCCAGCCCAGGCCCCAGACCGGGCCGATGCTCAGA AAGCGCTCGACATGATCTTCTCAGCCGCTCAGCACTCCAACGCGGCCATCAGTGAGATG GAGCGGCTGCAGGACCTGTGGGAGGTGTACCAGCGCCTGGGCCTCGAGGGCGACATAGTGGACCCCTCCAACACCCTGCTCCGCGAAGGCCCTGTCCTCAAGATCTCTTTTCGCCGCAGCGACCCCATGGAACGCTACCTTTTCCTG TTCAACAACATGCTGCTCTACTGTATACCCAAGGTCATCCAGGTGGGCGCCCAATTCCAGGTGAGGACCCGCATCGACGTGGCCGGAATGAAG GTGCGGGAGCTGACGGATGCAGAGTTCCCCCACTCCTTCCTGGTGTCCGGGAAGCAGCGCACCCTGGAGCTGCAAGCCCG GTCCCAGGAAGAAATGATTTCCTGGATGCAG GCCTGCCAAGCAGCCATTGACCAAATCGAGAAGCGGAATGAAACCTTCAAGGCTGCGGTCCAGGGCCCAGAGGGAGACGCCCAGGAGCAGGAG CTGCAGTCCGAGGAGCTGGGCCTCCGGGCGCCGCAGTGGGTCCGGGACAAGATGGTGACCATGTGCATGCGCTGCCGGGAGCCCTTCAACGCCCTGCGGCGCCGCCGCCACCACTGCCGAGCCTGCGGCTTC GTGGTGTGTGCCAAGTGCTCCGACTACCGGGCTGAGCTCAAATACGATGACAACCGGCCCAACCGGGTCTGCTTCCACTGCTACACGTTCCTCACCGGAAACGTGCTCCCGGAGGACAGGGAGGACAGGAGGCGGGGCATTCTGGAG AAAGGGTCCACGACAGGgtctgagcagagcctgatgtgcaGCTTCCTTCAGCTGGTTGGGGACAAATGGGGCAAGAGCAGCCCCCGGGGCTGGTGTGTGATCCCCCGGGACGACCCCCTGGTCCTCTATGTCTACGCTGCCCCTCAG gACATGCGGGCTCACACCTCCATCCCGCTGCTGGGCTACCAGGTGACTGCTGGGACCCAGGCAGATCCCCGGGTCTTCCAGCTGCAACAGTCAGGCCAGCTTTACACCTTCAAGGCTGAAACTGAGGAGCTGAGGGACCGCTGGGTGAAGGCCATGGAGCGGGCGGCCAGTGGCTGGAGCCCCAGGGGGCCCAAGGATGGGGACCTGTCTGACTGA